CCTCTCCATTTGCAATGACATATTTTTGCCTAATGAACTCAGAGCATTACCCATCGTTTGCCCCTTAATTTAGCTGGTAGTGTATAAGAATTTGTTAATGAATTACAGAAACAAATCAGAGTCGACTATAATTTACTTTGACTTGCTCTGTTTGCTGTTTGAGTTTTAATTTGTCCTGCAGTGGTGATAATATTTATCAAACATCAGTGCTCATGGTCACGTGTTCCCTTCAACTCTTGCTTacgtgtaaaaaaaaaattaacctaTTACAGCAATTTTCTAAAGGATCTACCTCATTTCTGATGGTAGGTGCAAATGATAGGGCCATGCATGGTGAGATAGGAAAGGATCTTCTGCAGTCCTACCTTCTACCATCACAGTAGGGTCAGTCGTGACGCTTCTTTGGTTGGACATGCGTCTGCGGATGTCTGCATTCTGGTCCATCAGCATCATAGTCATCTGCTTCCACGGGCAGGGCCAGGTGAGGCCAGCGTCGACCCCATCATCTCCAGACGTCAGATGGGCATAGGCTCCCAGCTCCCCAAGAGAGTCTTCAGAACCATTGGGATACAACCCCATCTGGAACGTATAGCCGTACTTGGACTGGAAGCGAGGGCTGTAGATGGCAGTGCCTACTGTTGTGTTTTCCATCACACTCTTGAAGTTCTTGATCCGCCACACATGATCTGGGCAGGTGGTCTCAGACAAGTTGACATCATCCAAGGAAAGCCCACCTGTGGAGCTTCCAGAACCTTTGGTGCCCACAAACACCACACGGAACTTCTTGGAAACGTTCAGGGTAACGTGGTGGAGCTGCCACAGATCCTCAGGAGGTCCTTCAAAGAAGATATGAAAGAATTATGCAGAACTGAACAAATCAAGTTTACTGGCAGAGTTTAAGTGGAAATGGGCAGTGTTTCTTGTGTTGATCCAGACTCACCGTTGATTTGCTGAAGGAAGCGTAGTGTGCCGTTAGGGTTGGCCTCGTCATACTCTCGCACCCAAATGGCCAACTGGTCACTGGGGTTTCCACTGTGGTAGTGGAAGAACTGCAGACACTGATAGCCTCGCTTAGGATACAACAACCGACTTTCCAACATAGCAGTGTCCCCTCCGTTGCCATTGATAGTGCTAAAGTGCATGAAGTAGCCCCTGCCTAAGAACAAAGGAGTCATAAAAGGGTTTATTTAAGGAGAAACTGCTAGAAAACAAAAGGCCTGTCTCAAACCATATAAGTCTTACACGACTACAGCTTGTTATATTTGAttaaatgatgttaaaatagtTTGTTTCGGTAAAATACTGAGCGACTAAGTATTATAAAACATCACAGACTTTATTCtctgattattttttattaggaCAACATCTATGTAAGATTAATATTTTAGTAAATCAGCAGAaccaacaataaaaatgataaaatgtttaatttctaTATTAAATTTCTATACTGCCTTTCTCATACCCGGTGTTGCTGTACAAGCCAAAATATACACAACATTACCTACGATTAGCTCCAATTTGGAGGGAaggggagaaaagagagaaagaaaacaattaaTTAATTGTGAAAAGGGAAATGTACCACTGAAGtcatcatttaaaccataaatGTACAATGTTGTATAATAAGTTGTCaaatatgtttatgtattattactgttgttaaGCCAAGGAGTCAAAGAAAATGGCATTCATCGACCTTAACGCTCATTAAGAATGCGAACACTAATGAATATGCTTGATTATTCAAATTGCCAAACCCCACCCCTTATGCCCAGTACAACACCATGCCATGCTGTGCTTTAAACTTTGATGACTAGGCAAAAGAGCCTGCTTGAACAGATGAGATGAACCACagcaaaatcaaaaataaactcCCACTGTAACACTAATAATCCGAAAATAAACCGGTGTGAGTTTCTATTCATCGTCCAATAAATGTTAAAGTACATTTGCCAAATATTGAACAGCACTAAGGAGCGCACAGTGGAGATGATCATGCTAGCAGATTAATAATCTAGCTCAAAATACCACAAACAGGCCAattctttccttctgtctctcaaCATCCTCTAAACTTGCATGGAAGAAAGCTGGAATATCGCTGAGATGGGAAATCTTTTGACTCCTACCATAAGGTGGGTTTCTAAGGAAAAACATGGATCAATCATAACACCTAAATTGAAACCTACCGAGGCAAATTTAACAGCCACTCCATATATGTTGAGGATAAAGTCTTATTACGGTGGATTTAGGGTCAGCATGTTAGAATTAAAATGCATCTAATGTTTGATGTCAGGacttttggggcagtcatgggctggaggttagggaaccggccctgtaaCTAGAAGgctgctggttcgatccccagagcttacagtacatgactgaggtgtccttgagcaagacacctatccCCCAATGCTgccctgtggatagggctgcccaccgctccaggcaagtgtgctcactgccccctagtgtgtgctcactagtgtgtatgtagtatttcacttcatggatgggttaaatgcagagttaatttcccagttgtgggactaataagggtcacttaactaacTAACTATAGGATATTAGTGAAGTATTGGCAGAATATGGTAGTTCAGGTGCTAATCTCAATGTTGCCAGCATAACAATAAAATTGGTGGCACGTTTTTGACCAAGGGGCAAAATACAGACAACAAAGAGAAGTGGGCCTAGGATGTATCCCTTGAATAACTGCGTCCATGAAAGAAATACGCTTCCCAAGGACAATTCACTAAATTAATTGCACATTTGAATAGAAATGAGCATCATGTGTCATGGTTAGcagtgtttaaatgtaaatgaagaagGATAGTCAGTAGTAGTAGACGAGTAGTCAGACCACGGATATTGTACCAGTGCATTGCCCCATGTTAGAATAGTCAGTATCAGGTCCGCCAGTTGCCATGCTGACACGCTTCCAGTCTGCCTTGTCGTCATGGCCTTGGATCATCCCGCAAATATTCTCCTGCTCAAAATCACAGGTGTCCAGGAAAGTGGAGCCGCGTgctagaagaagaagaacaagatAAACATCAACCAACTAGTTGCAATAAATGGCACACTTTGGACAGTCATAAAAGTGCTACATGTCCTTGGCTTACCCCTGTACACCATCACACAAGGTGAGGAAACGTGTTAAAAAGGTCTGACAGAAGTGATATGCAAAGTCCATGCCCTCCTACTGTCGAGTACCAAGGATAATATCAGTAATTGCCACAACAGCATTTGGGTTCTGGAAGATTTCACAGTGGAACTGAACGCAGTGACATTTTTGGTTCTGGACATTCATTTGACAGCAAAGAGTTATGCTTAAATTTGATGGCTATGCAGATAATCTGTCCTCCCTCAAATAAAGCAGTTACTTAGATCACTTAATAGAAGCTTAAGAATTAAGTCACGGTGAAGCAAACGCACATCTCCTAATAGATGCCCTTAAGattgtattaatattttatgaggctttaaaatcacttggaataaaatctcagtacattgacttgcattaaaagtaaagaatggtcatgccttttcctgtaaagatACATTAGATACATGATTTTTTTGGACATCAGTGACATGGAAGGACAGCTTTGTATGTGCTCTTTCTCAGCTATCAGATCAATTTGACCAAACAGATGCAGTGCTTTCATTTAAGGTTGCTGCTTTCCAAGCTAAATTTACTTCATGTGTACACCACTGGATTTTGGTAAAAGCTTGCATGGCCCATGAACAGCTAACTGGGGAGTGTATATTTGTTTTCTCGTGTTCCCtactcaagtcaagtcaagttaaagtttttttacttggcactttttacaacaggcttTGGCACAAAGTCAAAATGCAGAGTCCAAGTCCTGCAAtagcgacagtggcaaggaaaaactacCTAAGAGTgagaagaagaaaccttgagaggaacccatcctcctctagtTGACACCAGATacaaacaataacacaagaACTATATGAACAGAGACTAAACTCAATAGCTATGCTTACATTCAGCCTAATAGTATGTTAATAATGACTATTAGCTTAATCAGAATATGTTCATGTAGACACTTTAATCAGAGtagactagtctgattgaggccattcggaatataGTTTAGCATCccattgaacaaggtgggtattcctgtaaataatccattaaatagattaataatgtccatgtaaacacctgtatctgattacattccctatcagaaaGTTTAGATACGTTCTGAGCATGTGCGTCGTGTAATAGTGAGAAGTTATAACATTCGACAtcgcggagcagaaactggtctgcagaggcgacgaagtttatgctctgatctttaaaagacggcggtcggacggacgtccagcttatgtgtctcagtaCATGACATCTTCTTATCGGCCTTCTtcaataaggacatgtgaaggatgttttcctgagtctgacatcattttaaagtaattaaaaacacaagcactgctcactgctgctcatctcactctgactgggctCACGTGATGCtcattgtcatggtaacatctacattAATTGGTTCTCTATGTATGCATGTAATTGTGGAttagattacttgtagtgtccATTTCCATGAGACTGTTGAGTGGAATGagtatataaacacctcagcctTAATATATAATCTGAGCCACTGTCTGGTTCAAAGGCCAAAAACAGAcctgaagaggagagagaatgtAAGGGTAGTATGATACAGAGGGCAATACTGGGACATCCTTGCCACTTTGCCACATCATAGTTAAGACCATGCCTTTAGTAAATGGTTGCAATATGAGAAGAGATTGTATGACTGTAGGAGGACAGAGGACTATGAGAACTTTGGCTGGGGCTCTGGGAACTTCTGCTCTAGGTTGGAAAGATGGGCTGAGATAGGACTGAGAGATGAACTGAGGAACAAGGAAGAGAAAGGGTGGTGGTGGAGTACCAAAACTTTGTCATGGGAAATGGAAGCTAAACATGGAAAGTTTTAGTGAGTTTGATGGTAATCAGGAGGAACACAGCCCTCCTCCCAAACTTTAACCACTACTCCAGCATTACTGTCTCAGCAGTGTAACTGTGAAGCTCTTACTGCAGTGGTAAAGCCGGTTGAGCTTAAGCAGGTCACTGTCGCTGAACTCCATGCGCTGGCCTATAACATCACTGAAGGCAGGGATTTTGGTGACGATGGTGGGCTCAGTGCCATTGCGGAAGGCAGTCTTGCTGTAGTGCATCATGGAACCGTAGTCGTAAGGCACGTTCAGATTGCTGGACGTGGTGTCGTTGTATTTGTTGAAATTGTGCTCCCTGCCTGAGTGATAAAAGCATGATGTGAGTCAATGGAGAACTGCTGAGAAGTAAACGAACTGTATTTATCTATTTGTATAGACCAGTCAAATTCAGCCAGGtcattttcagccaaaatgGTCAGTAAAAacaagatattcattttatagcTGTTGCTTtttgcaaccaacttctaaggctgacctttggaggtgtggaaaatgtCTCAGCGGATTTATGAAACACAGAAATCTGAAAGCAGGTCTGGTGGGAGGAGTACCTTCTGAAATGCGATCCCACATGATGGTAACGTAATCGTCCCGGTCGGAGCGGGACTGCTCGTGCCAGAAGCCCAAAGCATGGAGGAACTCATGCTCAATGGTGGCAATACGGTCACATCCTGCACCAATGGACAAAGCTTGCTTTCCCACATGACGATTCCCAACAGATGAGAAGCACCTGGTCacatagagaaaaagaaaatctgttAAAATTCATAGACTTGGAAagtactgtgaaaaaatgtatatcattTTCAGTCAAGGTGTCTTTGAAGTGCAGTTCATTACTTTTACAGTTTCCgatctcagaacaatggactggccaccccagagtccagacttcaacatcactgaatgagtTTGGGATCACTTGCATTGTGAGGAgtggaaaatgcaaccaacttctaagactgaactttggaggtgtggattCATGtcacatcagattcatgatgtgttcttaaactacAGAAttgtttgtgctcttgagtgtgtgtagattctgttcttacctaagaacaaatcccaaataagaaaacactggtgaatgtcagaatcttcgtcAAACTGGGTTTTAAGTAGAAATTCCTTCTTAAGAGTGGttgaaacgttttttttttttgaagtgatGGGTGGACCAAACATCCCTTCAAATGTCAACATATTTAAAAGTTCTTTAATTTTGCCGCAAGCCTGCTGTAGCTAAAAAGAATGGGCAACAATATGAcactgtatctccaaaataataactttacaggagaagcaaaaaacatattttattttttaaagtaagtcaatggaaccagacttgtttccaagtcattttggggcaTTTTGTTTCAGTCCCTTTTTCATGAAATgcatatacaatgtaaagaccaataggcattttcaattatatcaaaaactaaaaaacgtcaaaaatgtttttgtttttgctccgacagcatcgatatgtaataaatataaataaaataatttgcaTTGTCTAACTGCATCAAGTAATTaggtaatctcaaatagattaGCTGCAAGACTTGGTTCTGAAGCTTTATGATACAATGTTGTCTATAAACATGGGTAATAAACACAGTCAGAAACCATGCAATACTAACCAGGTGGCTATAAGCTCCCATTACTTGTTAGTGATATCAGTCTcagagctccagtgcaaaactaaagagctACACCTAAACTTTGgacattacatttacggcatttggctgacgctcttatccagagcgacttacaatttgatcattttacacaggtaggccaagtaggtgttaggagtcttgcccaaggacccttattggtatagggtgcttgccctggtcggggattgaaccccagtctacagcgtagaaggcaaaggtgttaaccactacactaaccaaccaccacatcAAACATGCCCTGACTGACCAGTCACATGGGGTGGTAAATTTGCTATCTTAGCAGTATTATGTACATTCAATAGTGGAAGATAATGATTTTCTGCAATATTTAGCAAGGCTTTTTACTCTGTAATAGACCCAAGCCATATTGTACCATTTTATTACCATATCAGAGCCATTAATCTTTATGAAATCTTCAATCGGTGAGCTGTAGCCATTTGATAAGCAGCTCTGACATGCACAACACAAAAACCTCTTTGTTGCAACTGGTAACTACAGTAAAACATTACTCTCAAGGGTACGTGGATAAATGAGCACCACATTAAAGCATTATTCTGAATTCACAGGGCTCTTTAAATATTCACAGTGTTGTAGGGATTTATGCATATCTTCACTCACCCATTGCCTTTGAAGACAGAGATATAGTTCTCCTCTCCACTCCAGGGTTTGTAGTCAATGCATGTCTTCAAGCGATACTGTTCAAAGGCCTTCATTATGACCCCTTTGGCATTGATGTCTGTGGAGCATGCATGGAGATGCTTATACTGGGGGTATaagattaaaatgtaaaatgtccacaaaatatgtataaatgttGGTGTGAAATCACCAACATTGAATTAAATTTCATCAATACTAAtgtaacttttttaaaaatagacaaatataatgttaaatatctaaacatgttaaaaatcttaaatattgaCTTTAACCTCTTGCAGAATTGAATTGATAGGCTGAGCTGAAATATTAACTGGGAATAAATACAAcattgagaaaaataaataattgaaaatgataaaatgaactGATTTATTCTTCATAAATCTCCATGACTGGCTCATTTATTTAAGGAGGCACTGTTTATTTATGCTGTACTTTTCATGCCAGATTTTTATATCCAGTTAGTATTTCAGCTCAGCTTCAGTCATTATATAAACAGGTAAGCTCAATATTTAAGATGGGATTTTGAACCTGATCAGGCAAACTTGAAAAATTCACAactaaaaacatacaaactcatttccaaaaaagttgctactgtatataaaatactaataaaaacaaaagcagtgatgagtaaattctattttatattacattgaAAACTGTACTAAAGCAAATTGGGCCTTATTCACCAATTTCTTGTCAAAAGTAGTGAGCCTCGACTCCAACTCAAACATAAACAACTCAACTTTTCCTGGATGCTTGGTTTATGTCCGAACCTGcctgcatcacctgtttaagatgtttttgaacatttcacaacgTTCTTAGGCTTAAAGtgctcctgtcccaaccttTTGGGAACATGTTACAGgtatcaatttcagaatgagtgtacatttttaaagaacaatGAAGTTGATAAGATCAAAGCGGATTTACAAATCAcctctttttattttgcattttacacacTTTCCTAACCTTTTTGGAATTAAGCTGGAATTTCAACACAGTTGGTATGATAAACACTTAACCCTATTTTCCATAGAAATACATTACATAACTGGACAGGCCCTGTGTGAGTTGGCATGAAATGACCCATATTACAGTACATTATTTATCACTTAATACTTTCTGCTTCACAGAATTCCTGAAATATTCGAATACTAATGATAGTAATTGTTAATATGGCATGTGATTCCGAATGGTAGCGTGTTTTGAGaagttatattatatattgaaatatattttatgcttttgcacatgaataaaatatgtaccCTCAACAGAATCATCCTCAAAAGTAAGTGAGCTACAGGAGAAAACCGAGTTTTGGGTTTCATTCATGTTAAAGCGATGCAGAGTGATTCAGTTCAGCTGCTCATGTGAAAACAGCTGCTTTAAGTGCAGTGAATATGCAGCTCTGACTCACCCAGATTGTCCTCGAAATAGTAGGGAACCGTCTTCGGCCATAAGTACTGATCCCCGATGATGGAGTTCCAACCTTCTCTCTGCCGGCAGAGCATCAGCAGGACGTTACGTCAGAGGATTTTATCAGTTTAGAATCTGAGACCTGAGACTCATAAACACCATCATATGATCATCAGACTCCTTTGATCTTTACAGTGAAGAGGTTCTGTtaggttctctctctctctctctctctctctctctctctctctctctctctctctctctctctctatctctatatctctcgctctctctctatctctatctctctcgctctctctctctctatctctctcgctctctctctctctatctctctcgctctctctctctctatctctctcgctctctgtctctgtctctctctctctctctctgtctctgtctctctctctctctctctctctctgtctctgtctctcgctctctctatctctatctctctcgctctctctctctctatctctctcgctctctgtctctgtctctctctctctgtctctgtctctctctctctctctctctctctctgtctctgtctctgtctctctctctctctctctctctctatctctctctctctctctctctctctatctctctctctctctctatctctctcgctctctgtctctgtctctctctctctctctctctctctctgtctgtctctctctctctctctctctctcactctctctctctctatctctcgctctctctctctctctctctctctctctctctctctctctgtctctctctctctgtctctgtctctctctctctctctatctctctctctctctctctctctctctctgtctctgtctctctatctctctctctctctctctctctctctctctctctctctctgtctctgtctctgtctctctctctctgtctctgtctctctctctctctctctctctctctctctctctctatctctcactctctctctctctctatctctctctctctctctctctgtctctctctctctctgtctctctctctctccctctctctctctctctctctctatctctctctctctctctctctgtctctctctctctctgtctctctctctctccctctctctctcgctcgatctctttctttctttctgaatttctttctctctg
This window of the Pygocentrus nattereri isolate fPygNat1 chromosome 2, fPygNat1.pri, whole genome shotgun sequence genome carries:
- the si:ch73-40a17.3 gene encoding meprin A subunit beta; this translates as MKCKAAVWAFTFYIICLLDCEVTCMPTSKVSKVIEFDVDGGKEDLFDVNEAAGLDLFEGDIVFEREGWNSIIGDQYLWPKTVPYYFEDNLDINAKGVIMKAFEQYRLKTCIDYKPWSGEENYISVFKGNGCFSSVGNRHVGKQALSIGAGCDRIATIEHEFLHALGFWHEQSRSDRDDYVTIMWDRISEGREHNFNKYNDTTSSNLNVPYDYGSMMHYSKTAFRNGTEPTIVTKIPAFSDVIGQRMEFSDSDLLKLNRLYHCTRGSTFLDTCDFEQENICGMIQGHDDKADWKRVSMATGGPDTDYSNMGQCTGRGYFMHFSTINGNGGDTAMLESRLLYPKRGYQCLQFFHYHSGNPSDQLAIWVREYDEANPNGTLRFLQQINGPPEDLWQLHHVTLNVSKKFRVVFVGTKGSGSSTGGLSLDDVNLSETTCPDHVWRIKNFKSVMENTTVGTAIYSPRFQSKYGYTFQMGLYPNGSEDSLGELGAYAHLTSGDDGVDAGLTWPCPWKQMTMMLMDQNADIRRRMSNQRSVTTDPTVMVEGSEMLFWDDPRKVGMEVAESDGTRYFRGPGQGTSVYLTQARALTRDFIKGGDAIFLLTMEDISHLVPSQPLPSSTVPPTSETPTNTTSNTTTTTTATTTTATATTTTTTTTTTATATTTTTTASPHDPCATVTCENDGVCVKDSAAQAVCRCAAGGDWWNYGDRCQFKSSTQDNMVTTVVASVVIFAAMLVVTVVSVVCLKKKHRRKMNELGGSVIIKNMSVKS